One region of Pogona vitticeps strain Pit_001003342236 chromosome 1, PviZW2.1, whole genome shotgun sequence genomic DNA includes:
- the ZFP91 gene encoding E3 ubiquitin-protein ligase ZFP91 isoform X1, producing the protein MPGASEQAETQQEEPPPPPQEREEERVPPPSGRRRPPPPPTVAVEQGEESSGSRVLRGGRDRGRAAAAAAAAAAAAAASRRRKAEYPRRRRNSPGGRQSQEPEEPTPAAGAEEEPPPTAAPPAACKKGTPRGAYLDKAAVKDPKEEAEEEEVSSIIAAGTPVSTARPSRGWRSNRAAASIQGDAENSRSSRSKTGSLQLICKSEPNTDQLEFEITEEHSSPTGISSDEEMFISEEDAPFKDDPRDETYKPHLDREAPKQKKKTGKGKEEKQKEIKVEVEVKEESEFREDEEPPRKRGRRRKDDKSPRLPKRRKKPPIQYVRCEMEGCGTVLAHPRYLQHHIKYQHLLKKKYVCPHPSCGRLFRLQKQLLRHAKHHTDQRDYICEYCARAFKSSHNLAVHRMIHTGEKPLQCEICGFTCRQKASLNWHMKKHDADTFYQFSCNICGKKFEKKDSVVAHKAKSHPEVLIAEALAANAGALITSTDILGTNPESIIQPTDSQGLPLLPDPIGNATPGECLLLNPDGMAKAYCSGSDRVNLMADGKIFVGNASGESTEGLVMNSEILGATTEVLIEDSDSAGP; encoded by the exons ATGCCGGGGGCGTCCGAGCAGGCGGAGACCCAGCAggaagagccgccgccgccgccgcaagagagagaagaggagcgGGTTCCGCCTCCCAGCGGCCGCCGGCGTCCTCCGCCTCCTCCCACCGTCGCTGTCGAGCAAGGGGAGGAGTCGAGCGGCAGCCGAGTGCTCCGGGGAGGCCGGGACCGCGGACGGGCGGCTGCTGCTGCGGCCGCTGCTGCTGCGGCAGCCGCCGCCTCACGCCGAAGAAAGGCCGAATATCCCCGACGGCGCCGCAACAGTCCCGGCGGCCGGCAGAGCCAGGAGCCTGAGGAGCCCACACCTGCTGCCGGGGCTGAGGAGGAACCGCCACCAACTGCCGCTCCGCCCGCCGCCTGCAAGAAGGGGACCCCGCGCGGCGC gTACTTGGACAAAGCTGCAGTAAAAG ATCCCAAAGAagaggcagaagaggaagaagtctCCAGTATTATTGCTGCTGGAACCCCAGTCAGTACTGCCAGGCCTAGTCGGGGCTGGCGTAGCAACAGGGCAGCTGCCTCTATTCAAGGTGATGCAGAGAATTCAAGGAGCTCTAGATCCAAGACCGGGTCCCTGCAGCTCATCTGCAAGTCGGAACCAAACACAGACCAGCTAGAATTTG AGATCACTGAAGAGCACTCATCCCCAACTGGAATCAG TAGCGATGAAGAAATGTTCATCAGTGAAGAAGATGCTCCCTTCAAAGATGATCCGAGAGATGAAACTTATAAGCCCCACTTAGACAG GGAAgctccaaagcaaaagaaaaaaactgggaagggtaaagaagaaaaacagaaagagattaaAGTAGAagtggaagtaaaagaagaaagtgagtTTCGGGAAGATGAGGAACCACCTAGGAA gagagggagaaggagaaaagatgATAAAAGCCCACGGCTTCCAAAAAGGAG GAAAAAACCACCAATACAGTATGTACGTTGTGAAATGGAAGGATGTGGCACTGTCCTTGCACACCCTCGCTATCTGCAG CATCACATCAAATATCAGCATCTGCTGAAAAAGAAATATGTATGTCCTCATCCTTCTTGTGGGCGACTCTTCCGGCTCCAGAAACAACTTCTGCGACATGCTAAGCACCACACAG ATCAAAGGGATTATATTTGTGAATATTGTGCTCGTGCTTTCAAGAGTTCTCACAATCTGGCAGTTCACCGAATGATCCATACAGGCGAGAAGCCATTGCA atgtgAGATCTGTGGATTCACCTGCCGCCAGAAGGCCTCATTGAACTGGCACATGAAAAAGCATGATGCAGATACATTTTATCAGTTTTCCTGCAATATCTGTGGAAAGAAGTTTGAAAAGAAGGACAGTGTTGTAGCACATAAGGCCAAGAGCCACCCAGAGGTGCTTATTGCTGAAGCACTGGCAGCCAATGCAGGCGCACTCATCACCAGCACTGACATCCTTGGTACCAATCCAGAATCTATTATCCAGCCCACTGACAGCCAGGGTCTTCCCCTTCTTCCAGATCCCATTGGAAATGCTACTCCTGGAGAATGTCTACTGCTGAATCCTGATGGCATGGCTAAGGCGTATTGCAGCGGGAGTGACCGGGTCAATCTTATGGCCGATGGAAAGATCTTTGTTGGCAATGCTAGTGGGGAAAGCACAGAAGGGCTAGTAATGAACTCAGAGATACTTGGAGCTACCACTGAAGTTCTAATTGAAGATTCTGATTCTGCAGGACCTTAG
- the ZFP91 gene encoding E3 ubiquitin-protein ligase ZFP91 isoform X4: protein MPGASEQAETQQEEPPPPPQEREEERVPPPSGRRRPPPPPTVAVEQGEESSGSRVLRGGRDRGRAAAAAAAAAAAAAASRRRKAEYPRRRRNSPGGRQSQEPEEPTPAAGAEEEPPPTAAPPAACKKGTPRGAYLDKAAVKEITEEHSSPTGISDEEMFISEEDAPFKDDPRDETYKPHLDREAPKQKKKTGKGKEEKQKEIKVEVEVKEESEFREDEEPPRKRGRRRKDDKSPRLPKRRKKPPIQYVRCEMEGCGTVLAHPRYLQHHIKYQHLLKKKYVCPHPSCGRLFRLQKQLLRHAKHHTDQRDYICEYCARAFKSSHNLAVHRMIHTGEKPLQCEICGFTCRQKASLNWHMKKHDADTFYQFSCNICGKKFEKKDSVVAHKAKSHPEVLIAEALAANAGALITSTDILGTNPESIIQPTDSQGLPLLPDPIGNATPGECLLLNPDGMAKAYCSGSDRVNLMADGKIFVGNASGESTEGLVMNSEILGATTEVLIEDSDSAGP from the exons ATGCCGGGGGCGTCCGAGCAGGCGGAGACCCAGCAggaagagccgccgccgccgccgcaagagagagaagaggagcgGGTTCCGCCTCCCAGCGGCCGCCGGCGTCCTCCGCCTCCTCCCACCGTCGCTGTCGAGCAAGGGGAGGAGTCGAGCGGCAGCCGAGTGCTCCGGGGAGGCCGGGACCGCGGACGGGCGGCTGCTGCTGCGGCCGCTGCTGCTGCGGCAGCCGCCGCCTCACGCCGAAGAAAGGCCGAATATCCCCGACGGCGCCGCAACAGTCCCGGCGGCCGGCAGAGCCAGGAGCCTGAGGAGCCCACACCTGCTGCCGGGGCTGAGGAGGAACCGCCACCAACTGCCGCTCCGCCCGCCGCCTGCAAGAAGGGGACCCCGCGCGGCGC gTACTTGGACAAAGCTGCAGTAAAAG AGATCACTGAAGAGCACTCATCCCCAACTGGAATCAG CGATGAAGAAATGTTCATCAGTGAAGAAGATGCTCCCTTCAAAGATGATCCGAGAGATGAAACTTATAAGCCCCACTTAGACAG GGAAgctccaaagcaaaagaaaaaaactgggaagggtaaagaagaaaaacagaaagagattaaAGTAGAagtggaagtaaaagaagaaagtgagtTTCGGGAAGATGAGGAACCACCTAGGAA gagagggagaaggagaaaagatgATAAAAGCCCACGGCTTCCAAAAAGGAG GAAAAAACCACCAATACAGTATGTACGTTGTGAAATGGAAGGATGTGGCACTGTCCTTGCACACCCTCGCTATCTGCAG CATCACATCAAATATCAGCATCTGCTGAAAAAGAAATATGTATGTCCTCATCCTTCTTGTGGGCGACTCTTCCGGCTCCAGAAACAACTTCTGCGACATGCTAAGCACCACACAG ATCAAAGGGATTATATTTGTGAATATTGTGCTCGTGCTTTCAAGAGTTCTCACAATCTGGCAGTTCACCGAATGATCCATACAGGCGAGAAGCCATTGCA atgtgAGATCTGTGGATTCACCTGCCGCCAGAAGGCCTCATTGAACTGGCACATGAAAAAGCATGATGCAGATACATTTTATCAGTTTTCCTGCAATATCTGTGGAAAGAAGTTTGAAAAGAAGGACAGTGTTGTAGCACATAAGGCCAAGAGCCACCCAGAGGTGCTTATTGCTGAAGCACTGGCAGCCAATGCAGGCGCACTCATCACCAGCACTGACATCCTTGGTACCAATCCAGAATCTATTATCCAGCCCACTGACAGCCAGGGTCTTCCCCTTCTTCCAGATCCCATTGGAAATGCTACTCCTGGAGAATGTCTACTGCTGAATCCTGATGGCATGGCTAAGGCGTATTGCAGCGGGAGTGACCGGGTCAATCTTATGGCCGATGGAAAGATCTTTGTTGGCAATGCTAGTGGGGAAAGCACAGAAGGGCTAGTAATGAACTCAGAGATACTTGGAGCTACCACTGAAGTTCTAATTGAAGATTCTGATTCTGCAGGACCTTAG
- the ZFP91 gene encoding E3 ubiquitin-protein ligase ZFP91 isoform X3, producing the protein MPGASEQAETQQEEPPPPPQEREEERVPPPSGRRRPPPPPTVAVEQGEESSGSRVLRGGRDRGRAAAAAAAAAAAAAASRRRKAEYPRRRRNSPGGRQSQEPEEPTPAAGAEEEPPPTAAPPAACKKGTPRGAYLDKAAVKEITEEHSSPTGISSDEEMFISEEDAPFKDDPRDETYKPHLDREAPKQKKKTGKGKEEKQKEIKVEVEVKEESEFREDEEPPRKRGRRRKDDKSPRLPKRRKKPPIQYVRCEMEGCGTVLAHPRYLQHHIKYQHLLKKKYVCPHPSCGRLFRLQKQLLRHAKHHTDQRDYICEYCARAFKSSHNLAVHRMIHTGEKPLQCEICGFTCRQKASLNWHMKKHDADTFYQFSCNICGKKFEKKDSVVAHKAKSHPEVLIAEALAANAGALITSTDILGTNPESIIQPTDSQGLPLLPDPIGNATPGECLLLNPDGMAKAYCSGSDRVNLMADGKIFVGNASGESTEGLVMNSEILGATTEVLIEDSDSAGP; encoded by the exons ATGCCGGGGGCGTCCGAGCAGGCGGAGACCCAGCAggaagagccgccgccgccgccgcaagagagagaagaggagcgGGTTCCGCCTCCCAGCGGCCGCCGGCGTCCTCCGCCTCCTCCCACCGTCGCTGTCGAGCAAGGGGAGGAGTCGAGCGGCAGCCGAGTGCTCCGGGGAGGCCGGGACCGCGGACGGGCGGCTGCTGCTGCGGCCGCTGCTGCTGCGGCAGCCGCCGCCTCACGCCGAAGAAAGGCCGAATATCCCCGACGGCGCCGCAACAGTCCCGGCGGCCGGCAGAGCCAGGAGCCTGAGGAGCCCACACCTGCTGCCGGGGCTGAGGAGGAACCGCCACCAACTGCCGCTCCGCCCGCCGCCTGCAAGAAGGGGACCCCGCGCGGCGC gTACTTGGACAAAGCTGCAGTAAAAG AGATCACTGAAGAGCACTCATCCCCAACTGGAATCAG TAGCGATGAAGAAATGTTCATCAGTGAAGAAGATGCTCCCTTCAAAGATGATCCGAGAGATGAAACTTATAAGCCCCACTTAGACAG GGAAgctccaaagcaaaagaaaaaaactgggaagggtaaagaagaaaaacagaaagagattaaAGTAGAagtggaagtaaaagaagaaagtgagtTTCGGGAAGATGAGGAACCACCTAGGAA gagagggagaaggagaaaagatgATAAAAGCCCACGGCTTCCAAAAAGGAG GAAAAAACCACCAATACAGTATGTACGTTGTGAAATGGAAGGATGTGGCACTGTCCTTGCACACCCTCGCTATCTGCAG CATCACATCAAATATCAGCATCTGCTGAAAAAGAAATATGTATGTCCTCATCCTTCTTGTGGGCGACTCTTCCGGCTCCAGAAACAACTTCTGCGACATGCTAAGCACCACACAG ATCAAAGGGATTATATTTGTGAATATTGTGCTCGTGCTTTCAAGAGTTCTCACAATCTGGCAGTTCACCGAATGATCCATACAGGCGAGAAGCCATTGCA atgtgAGATCTGTGGATTCACCTGCCGCCAGAAGGCCTCATTGAACTGGCACATGAAAAAGCATGATGCAGATACATTTTATCAGTTTTCCTGCAATATCTGTGGAAAGAAGTTTGAAAAGAAGGACAGTGTTGTAGCACATAAGGCCAAGAGCCACCCAGAGGTGCTTATTGCTGAAGCACTGGCAGCCAATGCAGGCGCACTCATCACCAGCACTGACATCCTTGGTACCAATCCAGAATCTATTATCCAGCCCACTGACAGCCAGGGTCTTCCCCTTCTTCCAGATCCCATTGGAAATGCTACTCCTGGAGAATGTCTACTGCTGAATCCTGATGGCATGGCTAAGGCGTATTGCAGCGGGAGTGACCGGGTCAATCTTATGGCCGATGGAAAGATCTTTGTTGGCAATGCTAGTGGGGAAAGCACAGAAGGGCTAGTAATGAACTCAGAGATACTTGGAGCTACCACTGAAGTTCTAATTGAAGATTCTGATTCTGCAGGACCTTAG
- the ZFP91 gene encoding E3 ubiquitin-protein ligase ZFP91 isoform X2, translating into MPGASEQAETQQEEPPPPPQEREEERVPPPSGRRRPPPPPTVAVEQGEESSGSRVLRGGRDRGRAAAAAAAAAAAAAASRRRKAEYPRRRRNSPGGRQSQEPEEPTPAAGAEEEPPPTAAPPAACKKGTPRGAYLDKAAVKDPKEEAEEEEVSSIIAAGTPVSTARPSRGWRSNRAAASIQGDAENSRSSRSKTGSLQLICKSEPNTDQLEFEITEEHSSPTGISDEEMFISEEDAPFKDDPRDETYKPHLDREAPKQKKKTGKGKEEKQKEIKVEVEVKEESEFREDEEPPRKRGRRRKDDKSPRLPKRRKKPPIQYVRCEMEGCGTVLAHPRYLQHHIKYQHLLKKKYVCPHPSCGRLFRLQKQLLRHAKHHTDQRDYICEYCARAFKSSHNLAVHRMIHTGEKPLQCEICGFTCRQKASLNWHMKKHDADTFYQFSCNICGKKFEKKDSVVAHKAKSHPEVLIAEALAANAGALITSTDILGTNPESIIQPTDSQGLPLLPDPIGNATPGECLLLNPDGMAKAYCSGSDRVNLMADGKIFVGNASGESTEGLVMNSEILGATTEVLIEDSDSAGP; encoded by the exons ATGCCGGGGGCGTCCGAGCAGGCGGAGACCCAGCAggaagagccgccgccgccgccgcaagagagagaagaggagcgGGTTCCGCCTCCCAGCGGCCGCCGGCGTCCTCCGCCTCCTCCCACCGTCGCTGTCGAGCAAGGGGAGGAGTCGAGCGGCAGCCGAGTGCTCCGGGGAGGCCGGGACCGCGGACGGGCGGCTGCTGCTGCGGCCGCTGCTGCTGCGGCAGCCGCCGCCTCACGCCGAAGAAAGGCCGAATATCCCCGACGGCGCCGCAACAGTCCCGGCGGCCGGCAGAGCCAGGAGCCTGAGGAGCCCACACCTGCTGCCGGGGCTGAGGAGGAACCGCCACCAACTGCCGCTCCGCCCGCCGCCTGCAAGAAGGGGACCCCGCGCGGCGC gTACTTGGACAAAGCTGCAGTAAAAG ATCCCAAAGAagaggcagaagaggaagaagtctCCAGTATTATTGCTGCTGGAACCCCAGTCAGTACTGCCAGGCCTAGTCGGGGCTGGCGTAGCAACAGGGCAGCTGCCTCTATTCAAGGTGATGCAGAGAATTCAAGGAGCTCTAGATCCAAGACCGGGTCCCTGCAGCTCATCTGCAAGTCGGAACCAAACACAGACCAGCTAGAATTTG AGATCACTGAAGAGCACTCATCCCCAACTGGAATCAG CGATGAAGAAATGTTCATCAGTGAAGAAGATGCTCCCTTCAAAGATGATCCGAGAGATGAAACTTATAAGCCCCACTTAGACAG GGAAgctccaaagcaaaagaaaaaaactgggaagggtaaagaagaaaaacagaaagagattaaAGTAGAagtggaagtaaaagaagaaagtgagtTTCGGGAAGATGAGGAACCACCTAGGAA gagagggagaaggagaaaagatgATAAAAGCCCACGGCTTCCAAAAAGGAG GAAAAAACCACCAATACAGTATGTACGTTGTGAAATGGAAGGATGTGGCACTGTCCTTGCACACCCTCGCTATCTGCAG CATCACATCAAATATCAGCATCTGCTGAAAAAGAAATATGTATGTCCTCATCCTTCTTGTGGGCGACTCTTCCGGCTCCAGAAACAACTTCTGCGACATGCTAAGCACCACACAG ATCAAAGGGATTATATTTGTGAATATTGTGCTCGTGCTTTCAAGAGTTCTCACAATCTGGCAGTTCACCGAATGATCCATACAGGCGAGAAGCCATTGCA atgtgAGATCTGTGGATTCACCTGCCGCCAGAAGGCCTCATTGAACTGGCACATGAAAAAGCATGATGCAGATACATTTTATCAGTTTTCCTGCAATATCTGTGGAAAGAAGTTTGAAAAGAAGGACAGTGTTGTAGCACATAAGGCCAAGAGCCACCCAGAGGTGCTTATTGCTGAAGCACTGGCAGCCAATGCAGGCGCACTCATCACCAGCACTGACATCCTTGGTACCAATCCAGAATCTATTATCCAGCCCACTGACAGCCAGGGTCTTCCCCTTCTTCCAGATCCCATTGGAAATGCTACTCCTGGAGAATGTCTACTGCTGAATCCTGATGGCATGGCTAAGGCGTATTGCAGCGGGAGTGACCGGGTCAATCTTATGGCCGATGGAAAGATCTTTGTTGGCAATGCTAGTGGGGAAAGCACAGAAGGGCTAGTAATGAACTCAGAGATACTTGGAGCTACCACTGAAGTTCTAATTGAAGATTCTGATTCTGCAGGACCTTAG